The DNA sequence ACATGGGTTTTAGAAAGCATCTAGTGGCAGTGTGACATTTAGAAGCATAGACACCAGGCGGTGTGGTAGAAGGCATAGTGGGAGAGAAATGATTCTCAACTTTTGCTTACATACTTTGCATTGTTTCATTAGCCACAATGACATGTcacttctgtaatttaaaaactactggggcgcctgggtggcgcagtcggttaagcgaccgacttcagccaggtcacgatctcgcggtccgtgagttcgagccccgccgggctctgggctgatggctcaaagcctggagcctgtttccgattctgtgtctccctctctctctgcccctcccccattcatgctctgtctctctctgtcccaaaaataaataaacattgaaaaaaaaaaattttaaaaactactgaagaaaattagaaatatgaGAAGACTAGAAACTAATAATTGGGAAGCACATGGTAACAACAGCTCAGGAAGGAGGACAGGGTCAGAATGAGGACACTGGCAGGGAGATGGAATGAAGTCAGACACCTGATTTTCAGAATCCACTAGGACTTGGTTAATCTGCTAGGACCAGGTTAAACACGAGTCAGGAAGGAGGGGAGTGCCTCAAGCTCAGAGGGGGCATGCACCTCCGCCCCAGCCTCTCCCAACCACAACTTGAACCCTTGTGGAGTTCTTCTCCAAGAGTGCCTAGCAAAATGTCTCAGCGTCTTGAGGGCAGGGGACAAGTAGGGAAGGAGTTCACTTCTAATGTTCAGAACATTAACACATCAGGTACATGAATAATTTAATTGAAGCTCATGATGCCCTTTTTCTTCTAATACTAAAAACTGGAAGAATGAACTAATAAAATGTACTACAAAGATAACTTTGAGggggcttcttaaaaaaaatggtaatctTTTATGACACCATTTCCTAACATAAACATCTGGTTTTGACATCAAATCTGGGGATCTATTTTATAACATCCATGAATGTTTATCTATCCGTGAATAGCAAAGTGATCTGCCCACATATGCTCACCAGGTCTGTGTGTGGAGCTGCTAAATCAAGGACAGCACGTTACCTAGGGGGACACTACACAACCTGTTGTCCACGGGGAGGCTGAGTAGGCGGTGGGAAGATTCAGGCATGTACTTCACTGGCCTCAGCTTTCATGAATCACCGATTCCACCTTAAGTTCGACACACAGCACTTCTAAAGCTTatcaacattaagaaataatgatCTGCAGATGACTGCCTTCATAGGATTACCCACATAATTAATTCTTCCAGAATCTTAATTTCATGCTTGGATAGAGTCAAAAGTTACTTACTGGGATTCCAATACTTTGGAAGTTTTAAGGATTTGCTTTTACTAAATTGTACCACAACGCAGTACTGGTCTATACTGTACCTCATGAAACTGGTtcatttcacttctaggaatacTAACATGGATTACTGCATCACAGAATCCTCACTATGAAATCCCATGGGAGAAACAGCCCTCAGGTTTGAGTATGAAGAATGTGGTATATTTCTGGATCATGTGTCTCACCTTGTGAGGGTTTATCCTCGTAGGTTCTTTCAAGGAAAAAGTTCCTAGTTGAATTCCCCACCTATTTCCAAAAAATATTCAGGCTACAGTGGCATGCATTTAAATGTATCTCtaggttttatattattttgcctactaattttccatttaattgtaATTCCGTTATTTAtctgtgtgtttttgtgttttaataagttttctcactttttctttttgttgatgagGCAGGAGACACATAAAATAGCCAACTTCAGGTTCAGGATAGACACAAGAATGGGGCATGAAGAGGGAAATTTGAAATGAATTATGTTAAAAATGCCATTGCTACAAAgagataaagtgaaaaataaactaaaaggacATTCtattagaaaaacacaaaagacaacATTCTTAGTACATTTTCTGCGGACTAGTGAATTTActcacatcttttaaaaatctcttccaggggcgcctgggtggctcaaaccacggtccgtgagtttgagccccgcgtcaggctctgtgctgacagctcagagcctggagcttgcttcggattctgtgtctccctttctctgccccttgactgcttgtactctgtctctctctcactcaaaaataaaataaaaacataaaaaataaaaataaaaaaaaaatctctttcaaaaCTATAAAGTACAAATCTCATGAGCTATCCAATAAATTCTGAACGTCATTTTGATTTAATGTAAAACATGAAGAGCTTTCTATCTAAATTAACATAATATACCCATATAAAGTGAGTTCCACCAAAGGAAATTCTAATTTGCTAAAACAAAACCGAACAAACCTTCTCTTACTGTCACTACCACCATTTGAAGAAACAATACCCAGAATTCAAATTAACCTATTTTCAGGTGTTACTTAACTAAAAGtatctgtgtatttttgtgtaagaCAAATcactagaaaacaaaaccagaaccagaacacatacttttttttatttttttattttgagagaatgagactgagcaggggaggggccaagagcgagggagacagaatcccaagcaggccccttgaTGTTaccacagagtctgatgtggggcctgCCCTCatgaacccgagatcatgacctgagctgaaatcaagacgctgaaatcagacgcttaaccgactgagccacccaggcacctccaaaacATGTGATCTTTGCTAAGaattttacattgtttatttttctgcactGGAAATGTTAGGTTTACTGAAAACCTTACAGTGTAACAGAAACGCACATATTAATCCATTGTGCCTCTGCATAAACAAGCATTTTCAGAGTTTACTCCTGGTATATTCTTCAAATTAACCCACATAAAAGTAACTGCTTTGAGAGAATGTTTTAAACTATACTGGTGATTTTAAAACAAGCataaaatcaacatgaaaacaAAGCATCTTCCTGTCTTCCAGGACAAGTGTCTTATATGAAGTTATCCTCCTCGAATACCTTTGGTCTTAATGCTGGGTGAACCAGGACGGTCGCTTCCTGTCTCGTTCAATGATTCTCTTACCCTGATCTTGTTCAGATGGTGCCTCTCCTGTGTACAGCACCACAGTCTCCACGGGAGGAGCCTTGAACGGTCCCCCTTCTTGTTTCCCTATCTGTCTTCTGATTTCTGCCGTCTCCTTGCACACCTTCTCATAGCAATAGCCACAAAGGACGTGCTTCAGTTTCAGGTGACCACATTCAGGACACACGTcaatattgttctttaaaaaaaacaaacaaaaaaacaacaaaatcctgTTTTAACAAGAAGCATAATAATGCACATCAATCACGGACAGGAATGACGCTCACACTTGAACTTTCTTGGACTGTTCACGTTGCATAAGGTCATGCACCATGTAGGTCAACCTCACtttaataaggaaacagaggacaAATGAATTTCAATTAATAGAAAAAGTGGGACTAGAACTCAGGTTTACCAAGTATGAACTTGGTACATTTTTCTTAACCATACAGgcatattatataaaatgaactCTATTACCCCACCTTCAAATACTAAACATCTAATAAGGAGTCCTTCAACACAATGGGGAGATCCATATGGCCGGCATCTAAATGTGGCCAAGGGATATGgaactcattttttctttcaatttattgTGGGGAAAACAAGGCGACAAACATTAAAATTGGCTTCCCCTATTTATCGGTGAACCCTAAATTCCTGTATGAAACATATGGTATAATAGTATATGTATCATACGTGGTATAATAGTTGGCATatggtataatttttctttttaagaatgaaGACTGATTGTAATGCTTAACATGAAAGTCTCTTGTTATACTACAATTTGAAAGTAATTTAATGAGTTTTTATACATGTCTGCCCTACTTTCATAAGGCATTTATAACCTCTATAGAAATCTCTTCAACAATGTTCTAAAGGTAgatttgaaatagaaaagaaaaattgtaaatagGAGCATCAAAGAAATTCCAACTACTTCATGAGATTAACATATAAACGTTTGTGAGGCAAGGACAAAAACAacttcttcattttttgaaaggaGCAAAGAACCCTGCAAATGACTTGCCTCGccaatttctcattttcctcatgaCACTGGACTGCATGTCTAACCAGAGGTACAGGAGCTATACGTGAAGTCGGTGCTCTCTTCCTGACCACGACAGCAGCAAAATGTACCGTGTGTGGCAGAAAACAATTTAGTGAGGAAAATGAATACACAGGGTGATATCCTTTTCCCTCAGAATAAAATCATGTCGCAGACTGGTATAGGCTCTCATTCTGAAAATCTTCTGTTCTCTCAACCAAATTGTATAAATTATTGTTGCTTTAATTAAGGACATACTTTTCAGCTCCAGACTTTAAGTCCAGTTCCAAATGTGACTCAGTAATACTTTTTGGCTTCAGTTCTAAGGGTGTGGTTTAATACTGAATGTGGAAGTTTATGCAAGTCGATTCTCTGTTCTTGAGTTTCACCTGTACTGAGCTGCTGCGGAATGTTATGGAGGAGAACCACTCAAATGATGGCTGGTAAAGCCTTAAGTGAACAAATCAAAGGTAGTAAACACTCTAATTTCTGTCTACTAGAATAATGAAGAGTGTATCTATGGGGGCAGGGAGCGGGTGTGGAGACCTGGAATTGTCTGAGGACAGGAACACACCAGAAAGTTTCAAGAGAAGAATGTGAGTTCAACAATCAGACTGCCTaggctcaaatcctggctctatcaCTTGACAGTTTGTGACTACAGTCAAATTCTTTTTGCAGTAATGTCTTCATCCTAAAAATGAGCAAAGCTATATTTACTTTggagggctgttgtgaggattcgATGAGATAATTCACATAAAGCACTTATATCCATCGTAGGTATTTAACAGATATTAGCCATTTTTATTACCTACCTAAGGATTTTCCTTCACAGCATTTTAATGATCACAGTGAAGAAGAGAATAAATACGTAAGGGCTAGTAAAACACAGGACCCAATATATCTACTGCTTCTGACTTTAATTTTAGGTTCTGCCCTAATTAAGATGTTTACCCACATATAATTCCAAATCACCAGCTCCTAACAAAAGTCACACAGGTTCTTCACAACCCAGTCCTCTGCCCAGATTCCAAACTCTCCTCAACTGTGGTCCTAATATTTAGGCTATAGGACAattgacatacatacatacatagcgAGAGGCCAGAGCAAAGTACACATAAGCTCTAAGGATGATTTACTGATAGGCCATATAAGTACCAGAAGACATGCAGTGGTGGATATGAGAGAAAGCAAACCCACAAAAATCAGTGTATTACCTTAACTTTAATAAGCTTCTGAGGGTTTCTTCTCCTACAGCGGTTAACTTCAATGCTGCGTCTGTTTTTAGGAGCTGCCATCCAAAAAATACTATCCAAAAGGCTGGAGATCTCCTTACTTCCATTAGTATCATTTGTTGGTTCTGTAAATACTGCTGGACCTTGGACCGCTAACGCTGgtcctataaaaacaaaacatggaaatgCAGAATGGATTTCTAGCTTCAAAATGACTGTTTACAGGTATCATTCTCCTTAACAACCAACAGTGATGTCAACAGCCCTATATAAAGTTTAGAATATTACATTCAATAGGCATTTAACAGAAACCTTGGCTATTAAAATACACTAAAACTTATacacaattttatctttttttttttttaattttttttttcaacgtttattttttatttttgggacagagagagacagagcatgaacgggggaggggcagagagagagggagacacagaatcggaaacaggctccaggctccgagccatcagcccagagcccgacgcggggctcgaactcacggaccgcgagatcgtgacctggctgaagtcggacgcttaaccgactgcgccacccaggcgccccaaacttatACACAATTTTAAACAAcacaaacagaattttttttagagGCACCTGCTGAAATGAATCTGTGAAATTCTACCCAGACTTCTCACCTTTTGAAATACAGAACCCACGGGTTTGGTAAACATGAATAAATCACTCAAACTCCACATGCTACTTGGTAGGCAGTTCCTATTTACTTTACAAGTCAATCTAAGCTTGAGATTCCCAAAATGTACTTCCAACCTTCACTCAGGTAACTGTCTATTGccaccctgcccccccgccctttttttttattccaattgAGTTAGCTCCTTTGTCATATAACCTGGTAGGCCCTTTCCATCACTTagttcttcatatttattatcCGTTCTCTAAAGAACTCACCACTCTatataatatttacttatatgACTATCAACTATCaggttttgttttcctaaatggCTGATCAAGTCAAAAACACTCCTTTATCCTTTTCCTGCTGTTCCTCAGACCTGGAATACTTCTTTTGGTTTTAGGAgctcttaaaaatatacaaagctaACATTTAACAACCGGTATTCCTTTTCAGTATATCTACAGAAGTATTGTTAGGTATAGCTCAGTGGTTAACAGCTCGGCCCGTGTGACCTTGAGGCCCTCACGAGCCTACTTCTTCCGTTGAAAAGCAGTGGTACCTAAAGGGATGGTGTGGAGATTCCCTAGGAAGCATATGTAGGCTTTGGCATATCGGGGACTCTCGGTTCAGACTCCCGGGGTATTATGTCCGTAATACCTTAGAATTAAGGATAGATGTAAATGTCAAAGCAATGACAATTTTAACCTTCAAGATACTTCTAACTGAAATTAGTTCTCAGGGAACACACCGATATCAACAGTATTCAACTGCAGAGCTCAAACACCACAAAGGAGGGCAAATTGCTTCAGGGGTTGAGAGGCTGATAAGGAAACAGGATCCAGATAGTAGCGCCCCTGATCTAAGATGGGCTTCGGTTACATTCCTTGTGCGAAAAGGACACAGAACGTTTTCTGTTTTTCAGGGCGAAGGGAAGCAAAACCAGCTGTTTTTAGTTTCTAAGTAAGGAATTAACCCGGACAACTTCCCCACCGGCGGCAGCGGATCAAAGCGCGGGAGGAGGGCGAAATATGAGCAGAGTTCACCACGATGCTTGGGGTCCTCTCATCCAATCCCTCCTCCACGGCGGCATAGCTTACGTACCCCACGGGGAACTGGGAAAGCCTCGCCAGCTCTGCCAAAGTTTCCGTTGCAGTCGTTCCCAACAGTTCTGGAGGAGTCCCCGGGCTGCCGGCCACGGAGCAACCACCAGGACCAGCATGGCCGACGCCATCTTCCTCGCCTGAAGACCACTCCCACCTGGCTATTGGCTCCCGGCTCCATCTCGAGCATGCGCACAGATGCAGAGTCTGACAAACCTGGCTACTGGAACTACAACGCCCAGCAGGTCCCTGGAACGGCTCTGACTCTCCTccaatcagagagagagaaaggaaggagcggggaggggaaatgaaaagaaaccgGCGCCAGTGCGCATGTGTGCGGATGTGCTTTGGCACTCCAGGCAAAGATGGCGGAGCGCGGTTACAGCTTTTCGCTGACTACATTCAGGTATGGAAGGGGCACCGAAAGCCCTCCGCGTAGTCGAGGTTGCAGGAACTCCCCGGCTCCTAGTTTTTTTTTCCGGCCTAGTCTCTGCCTTAATGCTTCCGGGGGGCACAGTAGGAAATAGGGATGGAAACGCGAGTTTGCAAAGTCATTTGCTTGGCTCGCCCGCGGCCTGAAAACCCCGATGCCGGGAAGCCGCGGGAACGCGGTTTTGGGGATCCAGGGCGACCTTGGGGCTGAGGGGGGTTAAGGCCTTCAGTCAGGGATTTGCTTTCTCTTTGGAAACTAGAGAATAAGGCAGTTTTGGATTAGCTGTCTCCGGGTGTCCCGTTCGGAACTCGGGATTTCCTTCCTGACCCACCACGTAGGCCTGATTGGGGAGCTTCTGGAGCTTAGAATCTTGGTCAAATCTCTGAGGTccccttttctcttctgaaaacctCACCGTTACAGTTTGGTCTGAGTCTTAGTCTCCATTTGGTACTTAGAAACCTCTTCCCGCTTTCGGTTTCTTCCATGCCCCTGTTAGAAGTTTAAGGACTAAAAAGGAAAGCGCGAATCTCTCTGTGTCACTTAGTGTTTGTGGGCCCCAAATTACTAGACTACATTTacatttggcgggggggggggggggggggaggggaatgtctTTACTTTGCAAAAGATTGTAGGCTTTTCTGTTTTAGAACAAAGGATTAAAATAATACGTATACTTTTCAATATTGTTCACAATGTAAGAAACCGTCAGCGCAGCGAAGGGTTTAATAAATCGACCGGGTAATGATTCAGTTTTACCATTTTCTTACGGATCGGTAATCTCCCATTTAGCTGAAATGTAGTTGTATCTGGCAACTGAAGGCAAGCAGGATCCAACTTGTTGAGTACTTTATGTGTGGGTGCAACTTAACCTACTCCATTTCTTCCTCCTATCATGTGAGATAAACGTTATCTCAACATCTTACAGATGAACCAACCACAGGTTGGTCAAACTAAGTTACTTGTCCAAGGTCTTAGATGAGTAGCTGAGGTCACATTCAAACTGGGTTCTTTCTGATGACAAAATTAATACATTTCCTATTACTGTtagatgtctttttaaaatagtaaaatagtaataTACTAAAAAAGTAAAGTACTTTCCAAGTGTAAACTTCACAGTTTTCAGTGATAAATGAGGGTGTTTTAAcctttgaatgaaatgaaatttcgTAAATCAAAGGTCTTATATACAATGATAGAGAACAATATTTGCTAAATAGTCACTGTTCATATTTGTGAACAAAGCAAACTTGGTTCTGTATCTTTAAGAGAGTGTAATCCTTTCTTTAGAATAACTGGAGCCGAAACAAATATCATCAGGAGCTAAATCCTTCTGTAATAATGTCTttagtaaaataaactttttttaacatagtgGTTCAACtctgttttagattttaaatatgtgtttctcGCCTGTTGTAATTAGAATTAAACTCTTAATGATGGAAGTGATGAGGCTGTGTTATAGGATGAAAAAGTGTTCATGTGAATTACATTCAGTTGAGGATATTGAcagtaaatgagtaaacaaattgGTGTCTACTAATACATTCTGAAAAATGTTTTACTCAGGAATTTTATTAAAAGAGCCTAAAAGAAGCAGCATAACTGTAGATTGAATAGTCAGGAAAAGCCAGTGCTTCAGGGTGATTTTTGAGACAAGAAGGTGAAAAAGAGCAAACTATTTGAAGATTTAGGGGTAGAGAGACTTATGGACAGAGGAAAGAGGATAAATGAAAGTCCTGAAGTTGGAAAGAGCTTGAACTCTTACAGGAATTGATAATAAGGCCAGTGTGCTAGAGTATAGTGAGCAAAGAGTTAGTGTGGGTAGGGCCGATCTTGAAGAGCCTGGCAGGCCAGAAGAAGTTTGTATTTTAAGTGAACCAGGAAGTTATATTTAAGTGACAGGTGACCTGGTACAAAGATAACTGACTGGCGGGATAAAAGTAAGGGTGGGAAAGAGGAAAACTAGTTAGAAGGCTGTATTGGTTATCCCAGGTAGAGGTGCTGGTGCTTTGGAATGGGCTAGTTGTGTGACTGAATACACAGATGGTTGATTGCTCAGTGAGCTCACAGATGGGCGAGCTTTCATACAGGAAGGTGTAACAGTAGATGTTCATGCAGGTGATTGTGGGGAACAGTGAAAAGGTAAGTTTAAGTTTACCTGAGCCTTTAAAATGTTCCCAAGTGTATTTGAGCTCGATGTTGAGCAATAATTGGAAGCCAGATGGACCTAGTGGGTCATATGATTATTGAAATAGTGACTAACAACTAcagcctaatttaaaaaatttaaatacgtATTAATGTTATTCCACTCAAGTTAACTGCTTTTGTCACTTAAGAGTCTTTAAACTGTCACACTTAGGCTTATCCCTTAAATAGGTCTCCTTGTGTCTCTGTCAGCTAAATGATGCGGACTCCTGGTACTAGGTTGTACGTTAGGATACTGACCAAACAGAGCTTAGACTTTGTTGAGGAAGGCGAACATTGTATGAGTAATTTAAGCATGATGAATCTTAGCCAGAGAGGAAGTATGGGGCACCATAGGCATGAGTGTGTGCGATTCAGCCTAGTCCCTGTGGCCAGGACAGCTTCTTTAAGGACATGAATGACATTTCTACTGAAGACTGAAGGATGACCAGGAGGAAGGAGTTCACCAGACAAGGGTGAAATGCATTGCAGACAGAGGGGGTTAGCTTGTCAAAGGGGTTTTTGAATTCTAAGAGTAGTCTGTGTGTCTGGAACAAAGCTGAGGCTTGGGTGACATGAGAGTATCCATAATTTTATGAAGATAAATGACCTTCTGAAACTCAAGTTTTATTTTCACTAGTAGACTAGAGACACGGACCAAGCTATGTCATTCTGGACAAACTACTTTCACTCAAAAACTTTTTAACTGTGAAATCAGGTTAGTTTACGATGATTTTAACTCAACAACTGGTTCGAAATAAAGTATGATCTTAAAAGCCAGGTTAGGGCTAGAATCTGGCTACCAAACCCATGAAATCAGGTATGTTAGGTATCACCAGCTCACAGCTTCTAGAAATAGCTTATATAGAAGATAACTTTGTCGTGGCTGATAACTATCTAGGTCTTACATCTTAGGCCATGCCTACTTTCTAAAATGTGGAACTCCACCGATATGAAATCTATGCTGTTGTTTGGTATTTAACAGACATATACATGTTCTTAATAACACTATTTGGTATTTACTTGCTGCTGATTTTGTGCCAGGAACAAAAGGCATccctttatttaatcttcacaacaaactTCTGAAATGGCTGTagtactattatccccattttatggatgtgaaaactgagacacagcaggattaagtaacttgcctgaagtcacaagGTTGGTGAGTGATAAAAGGCAACAGTAATAATGATGGTGCTTAAAGAGTCAGacaagaaggagagggggaaaaaggaaagctaAGTGCTTTACTATGTATATGTACAAATTGCCTGGTATCCTCAATTTCTGTACAGCTTTATAATGTGAAAGCCCAGCTATTCCTTGGTATTTGGTTAATGGATTTGACTTATATATCTGCCCTCTCTAAGAGATATTCCTattatacatatttgaaaatatgtgaaTTTAGCAaatacctttgtttctttttaagccCATCTGGTAAACTTGTCCAGATTGAATATGCGTTGGCTGCTGTGGCTGGAGGAGCCCCTTCAGTGGGAATTAAAGGTAAttaaatgtttcattcatttcacaTGCCTGTTAATAGTTATCCTAAAGTGCTTTTGGAATTAATTAGtgattaatataaataaatagggcagcataatttttaatagttctttcTGTTGATTTACAGTATTTTGAAgtttaaagaaaagtaataagCCAATGAGTACaagaagatgatttttttttcaaaataaatatagctCCTTTATCTTTTAGTTGTAATAACCCACAAGTAGTCTTTCCCATTGAGAAAAACTGagcattcttttgtttttccactgaTAATAATCACTATTCTGTGgcagtttttatcctttctataatttagaataatttaattataaaacttcATCTAAAGataccctttttttaaaaaaagcctgtatcattgattttaaatttcaaattacaaGAACAATAGCCAAGTAAGCAGAATTCTAAAAGGTACAGACTCTTCGGACTCTTCGGTGTTCTGGAATATTGGGTAATGCATTTACCTATAGGGATTCCTTAGCATAATAGAGATGACCAATGAGGGAAAAATggatttaccatttaaaaaaaattttttttgattatttatttttgagagagagagagagagagagagagagagagagagaacaagcaggggaggggcagagagaaa is a window from the Leopardus geoffroyi isolate Oge1 chromosome A2, O.geoffroyi_Oge1_pat1.0, whole genome shotgun sequence genome containing:
- the MRPL32 gene encoding 39S ribosomal protein L32, mitochondrial, with protein sequence MASAMLVLVVAPWPAARGLLQNCWERLQRKLWQSWRGFPSSPWGPALAVQGPAVFTEPTNDTNGSKEISSLLDSIFWMAAPKNRRSIEVNRCRRRNPQKLIKVKNNIDVCPECGHLKLKHVLCGYCYEKVCKETAEIRRQIGKQEGGPFKAPPVETVVLYTGEAPSEQDQGKRIIERDRKRPSWFTQH